In one Pseudomonas fitomaticsae genomic region, the following are encoded:
- the rpmF gene encoding 50S ribosomal protein L32: MAVQQNKKSRSARDMRRSHDALEASTLSVEKTTGEVHLRHHVSPEGVYRGRKVIDKGADE; encoded by the coding sequence ATGGCTGTTCAGCAGAACAAAAAATCCCGCTCTGCCCGTGACATGCGCCGTTCGCACGACGCTCTCGAGGCTAGCACCCTGTCTGTAGAAAAAACCACTGGTGAAGTTCACCTGCGTCACCACGTATCGCCAGAAGGCGTATACCGTGGCCGTAAAGTGATCGACAAGGGCGCTGACGAGTAA
- a CDS encoding YceD family protein yields MLNDPIPPHVDPRKLADRGTTLQGELLLADLKRLCDPLSDDVGTVQAKFVFERDERKSVVIHSFIDTEVKMVCQRCLELVTLPIHSECSYAVVKEGANTQSLPKGYDVLELGEDPLDLQSLIEEELLLALPIVPAHHPEECQQPAGADEPEPSEDEVTRSNPFSVLAQLKRDPNV; encoded by the coding sequence ATGTTGAATGACCCGATTCCACCTCACGTTGACCCGCGCAAATTGGCTGACCGTGGCACCACCCTTCAAGGTGAACTGCTGCTGGCCGATTTGAAGAGACTCTGCGACCCGCTTTCCGACGATGTCGGTACGGTGCAGGCAAAATTCGTTTTTGAACGAGATGAACGTAAATCTGTGGTGATCCACAGCTTTATCGACACCGAAGTCAAAATGGTTTGCCAGCGTTGTCTTGAGCTGGTCACCCTGCCGATCCACAGCGAATGCAGTTACGCTGTTGTGAAGGAGGGTGCGAATACCCAGTCGTTACCGAAAGGTTATGACGTGCTGGAACTGGGCGAAGATCCATTGGATCTGCAGTCACTGATCGAGGAGGAGCTTCTGCTCGCCTTGCCCATTGTGCCTGCTCATCATCCGGAAGAATGCCAGCAGCCGGCGGGAGCAGATGAGCCCGAACCGAGCGAGGACGAGGTAACGCGGTCCAACCCGTTCAGTGTATTGGCGCAGTTAAAGCGTGACCCAAACGTTTAG
- a CDS encoding Maf family protein: MLPLLLASSSTYRRELLSRLRLPFVCSSPDIDESHRPDESAIELVKRLAEQKARALADSHPAHLIIGSDQVAVLGELIIGKPHTFETAREQLMAASGASVTFLTGLALLNSQTGHCQVDCVPFTVHMRALDQARVERYLHAEQPYDCAGSFKAEGLGVSLFQSTEGPDATSLIGLPLIRLIDMLLVEGVQIP; the protein is encoded by the coding sequence ATGCTGCCTTTATTACTCGCTTCAAGCTCGACCTATCGTCGGGAATTGCTCAGCCGCCTGCGCCTGCCGTTCGTCTGTAGCTCGCCGGATATCGATGAAAGCCATCGCCCGGACGAGTCGGCAATCGAGCTGGTGAAACGCCTCGCCGAACAGAAAGCCCGAGCCCTGGCCGACAGCCACCCTGCTCACCTGATCATCGGCTCCGACCAGGTTGCGGTACTCGGCGAGCTCATCATCGGCAAGCCGCATACCTTCGAAACCGCCCGCGAACAACTGATGGCCGCCAGCGGCGCCAGCGTGACCTTCCTCACCGGCCTGGCCCTGCTCAACAGCCAGACAGGCCACTGTCAGGTCGACTGCGTGCCCTTCACCGTGCACATGCGCGCACTGGACCAGGCCCGCGTCGAGCGCTATCTGCACGCCGAGCAACCCTACGACTGCGCCGGCAGCTTCAAGGCCGAAGGACTGGGCGTGAGCCTGTTCCAGTCGACCGAAGGCCCCGACGCCACCAGCCTGATCGGCCTGCCGCTGATTCGCCTGATCGACATGCTGCTGGTCGAAGGCGTACAGATTCCCTGA
- the sppA gene encoding signal peptide peptidase SppA encodes MTDEWKAPAKATADDGDAKSWKLLEKTLLAGVQEQRRSRRWGIFFKLLTFVYLFVALILFTPLMDMEKSATRSSNYTALIDVTGMIADKEPASADNIVGSLRAAFEDKKVKGVILRINSPGGSPVQSGYVYDEIKRLRGLHPDTKLYAVISDLGASGAYYIASAADQIYADKASLVGSIGVTAAGYGFVGTMEKLGVERRTYTSGEHKSFLDPFQPQKPEETAFWQSVLDTTHKQFINSVKQGRGDRLKDKEHPELFSGLVWSGEQALPLGLIDGLGNASSVARDVIGEKELVDFTVQESPFDRFSKKLGASVAEKLAMWMGFNGPSLR; translated from the coding sequence ATGACCGACGAATGGAAAGCACCGGCCAAGGCAACTGCTGACGACGGTGACGCGAAAAGCTGGAAGCTGCTGGAAAAGACTCTGCTGGCTGGCGTGCAGGAACAGCGCCGGTCGCGCCGCTGGGGCATCTTCTTCAAGCTGTTGACGTTTGTTTATCTGTTTGTTGCGCTGATACTGTTCACGCCGTTGATGGATATGGAGAAGAGCGCTACGCGCAGCTCCAACTACACCGCGTTGATCGACGTCACCGGCATGATCGCCGACAAAGAGCCTGCCAGCGCCGACAACATCGTCGGCAGCCTGCGTGCAGCGTTCGAAGACAAGAAGGTCAAAGGCGTAATCCTGCGCATCAACAGCCCGGGCGGCAGTCCGGTGCAGTCGGGTTATGTGTATGACGAGATCAAGCGCCTGCGCGGCCTGCATCCCGACACCAAGCTGTACGCGGTGATTTCCGATCTGGGTGCTTCCGGTGCCTATTACATCGCCAGCGCTGCGGATCAGATCTATGCCGACAAGGCCAGTCTGGTGGGTTCCATTGGTGTGACGGCGGCTGGTTACGGGTTTGTCGGCACGATGGAGAAGCTTGGCGTCGAGCGTCGCACCTACACCTCCGGCGAGCACAAGTCGTTCCTCGACCCGTTCCAGCCGCAGAAGCCGGAAGAAACCGCATTCTGGCAAAGTGTGCTGGATACCACGCACAAGCAGTTCATCAACAGCGTCAAGCAGGGGCGTGGCGATCGCCTGAAAGACAAAGAGCATCCGGAGCTGTTCTCCGGGCTGGTCTGGTCTGGCGAGCAGGCGCTGCCATTGGGGCTGATCGATGGTCTGGGCAATGCCAGCTCGGTGGCGCGTGACGTGATTGGCGAAAAGGAACTGGTGGACTTCACCGTTCAGGAATCGCCGTTTGACCGCTTCTCGAAGAAGTTAGGCGCCAGCGTTGCCGAGAAACTGGCAATGTGGATGGGTTTCAACGGCCCGTCGTTGCGCTGA
- a CDS encoding HAD-IA family hydrolase: MRPSDYKLLIFDWDGTLADSIHRIVEAMHSASGRSGFELRDDFAVKGIIGLGLPEAIRTLYPEISDAEMTLFREYYADHYIAAEAVPSPLFEGVVESMASFREQGYHLAVATGKNRRGLDRVLKANGWEDYFDITRAADETASKPHPLMLEQILAHCGVRAEQALMVGDSSFDLLMARNAGMDSVAVSYGAQSIESLQQFEPRLSIDHFSELHAWLEKQA; the protein is encoded by the coding sequence GTGCGCCCATCTGATTACAAGCTGCTGATTTTTGATTGGGACGGCACCCTGGCTGATTCCATTCATCGGATTGTCGAGGCAATGCACTCGGCATCCGGGCGTTCAGGTTTCGAGTTGCGGGATGACTTTGCCGTCAAAGGCATTATCGGTCTGGGTTTGCCCGAGGCGATCCGTACGCTGTATCCCGAAATCAGCGATGCCGAAATGACCTTGTTTCGCGAGTATTACGCGGATCACTACATCGCTGCAGAAGCCGTACCTTCGCCGTTGTTCGAAGGTGTAGTCGAGTCGATGGCGTCCTTTCGCGAGCAGGGCTATCACCTGGCTGTTGCGACCGGCAAGAATCGTCGTGGGCTGGATCGGGTGCTCAAAGCCAATGGCTGGGAAGATTATTTCGATATCACCCGTGCTGCCGATGAAACTGCAAGCAAGCCGCACCCTCTGATGCTGGAACAGATCCTTGCGCATTGCGGCGTACGTGCCGAACAAGCGCTGATGGTCGGTGATTCGTCCTTCGATCTGCTGATGGCGCGTAATGCGGGGATGGATTCGGTGGCGGTCAGTTATGGCGCGCAATCGATCGAATCACTGCAGCAGTTCGAGCCGCGACTGTCGATCGACCATTTTTCCGAATTGCACGCCTGGCTGGAGAAGCAGGCTTAA
- the rluC gene encoding 23S rRNA pseudouridine(955/2504/2580) synthase RluC, with the protein MTTTAPSTPGVQLLEVSPEYAGQRIDNFLLARLKGVPKTLIYRILRKGEVRVNKGRIKPEYKLQAGDIVRVPPVRVPERDEPVPLAQGLLQRLEASIVYEDKALIVINKPAGIAVHGGSGLNYGVIEAFRQLRPDAKELELVHRLDRDTSGLLMIAKKRSMLRHLHAALRGDGVDKRYMALVRGNWATSIKQVRAALGKSNLRSGERMVEVDEEEGKESVTVFKVLRRFGDFATLIEAKPITGRTHQIRVHTLHAGHCIAGDTKYGDDSFSKEIRDLGGKRLFLHAYMLTVPLPDGGELKLQAPVDEMWAKTVERLSAPI; encoded by the coding sequence ATGACGACTACTGCCCCTTCGACTCCAGGCGTTCAACTGCTTGAGGTCTCGCCGGAATATGCCGGCCAACGAATCGACAATTTCCTCCTCGCCCGGCTCAAAGGCGTGCCCAAGACCTTGATTTACCGCATTTTGCGCAAAGGCGAAGTGCGGGTTAACAAAGGTCGGATCAAGCCCGAATACAAGCTGCAGGCCGGCGACATCGTGCGCGTGCCGCCAGTGCGCGTGCCTGAGCGTGACGAACCGGTGCCTTTGGCCCAAGGCCTGTTGCAGCGCCTGGAAGCCTCGATTGTCTACGAAGACAAGGCCCTGATCGTGATCAACAAGCCCGCCGGCATTGCGGTTCACGGTGGCAGCGGCCTGAATTACGGCGTTATCGAAGCCTTTCGTCAGTTGCGCCCCGATGCCAAGGAGCTCGAGCTGGTTCACCGTCTCGACCGTGATACCTCCGGCCTGTTGATGATCGCCAAAAAGCGCAGCATGTTGCGCCACTTGCATGCCGCGTTGCGTGGTGATGGTGTCGACAAACGCTACATGGCGCTGGTTCGCGGCAACTGGGCGACTTCGATCAAGCAGGTTCGTGCGGCGCTCGGCAAGAGCAATCTGCGCTCCGGTGAGCGCATGGTCGAGGTCGACGAGGAGGAGGGCAAGGAGTCTGTGACCGTGTTCAAGGTCCTGCGTCGCTTTGGCGATTTTGCCACTTTGATCGAGGCCAAGCCGATCACCGGTCGCACGCACCAGATCCGCGTCCACACGTTGCACGCCGGGCACTGCATTGCCGGTGACACCAAGTACGGCGATGACAGTTTCAGTAAGGAAATTCGTGATCTGGGCGGCAAGCGTCTGTTCCTGCACGCCTACATGCTGACCGTGCCGCTGCCCGATGGCGGTGAACTCAAGTTGCAGGCACCGGTCGATGAAATGTGGGCCAAGACTGTGGAGCGATTGAGTGCGCCCATCTGA